In the Leptotrichia sp. oral taxon 847 genome, one interval contains:
- the xseA gene encoding exodeoxyribonuclease VII large subunit has protein sequence MEATVFSVSEINFEVKQYLEGTNTFKNIFIQGELSNITYYSSGHLYFTLKDAGASVKCAIFRYKYRGVPVDLKEGEQVKIRGSVTLYERNGSYQIVADFLERTNSIGSLYEKMEMLKRKYNEKGYFDSSKKKLLPKLPMNVGVVTAATGAAIRDIINTTHKRFPNVNIFLYPAKVQGDGAAQEVVNGIEFFNRAKDFEGKNKICVDTVIVGRGGGSIEDLWAFNEEIVIEAIYKSEIPIISSVGHEIDNLLSDLVADRRAATPTQAAEILIPEKKNLIDELNNKKDGLTKILQNRVALMRKELEQKKNNYYIKNFLNILDDKKMELIEKEKILVKELKRVLEKAAEKLEYRKQQIGKIDLKKEILNRRKNLSEKEKNINFAIKSILNDAKKNLQYKKLKISKYSVQDILNLGYTITRKNGKVVKRGIELSKSDVVEVQFNDMRRKMKVD, from the coding sequence ATGGAAGCGACAGTGTTTTCGGTAAGTGAAATTAATTTTGAAGTAAAGCAATATTTGGAAGGGACAAATACGTTTAAAAATATTTTTATTCAGGGTGAGCTTTCAAATATAACTTATTATAGCTCAGGACATTTGTATTTTACGTTAAAAGATGCTGGGGCCAGTGTGAAATGTGCGATTTTTAGATACAAATATCGTGGGGTTCCTGTGGATTTGAAAGAGGGGGAGCAAGTGAAAATAAGGGGGAGCGTTACTCTTTACGAGAGAAACGGGAGTTATCAAATTGTCGCCGATTTTCTTGAAAGAACAAATTCGATTGGTTCCCTGTATGAAAAAATGGAGATGTTAAAGCGAAAATACAATGAAAAAGGTTATTTTGACAGCAGTAAAAAAAAATTATTGCCGAAGTTGCCGATGAATGTGGGAGTTGTAACAGCTGCGACTGGAGCTGCAATTCGAGATATAATAAATACGACTCACAAAAGGTTTCCAAATGTCAATATTTTTCTTTATCCCGCAAAAGTACAAGGTGATGGTGCAGCGCAAGAAGTTGTGAATGGAATTGAGTTTTTTAATAGAGCGAAAGATTTTGAAGGCAAGAATAAAATTTGTGTAGATACGGTCATTGTTGGACGTGGAGGTGGAAGTATTGAAGATTTGTGGGCTTTTAATGAAGAAATCGTGATAGAAGCGATTTATAAGTCCGAAATTCCGATTATTTCATCAGTTGGACATGAAATTGATAATTTATTATCGGACTTAGTGGCTGATAGAAGAGCAGCTACACCAACTCAAGCTGCGGAAATTTTAATTCCTGAAAAGAAAAATCTCATTGATGAGTTGAATAATAAAAAAGATGGACTTACGAAAATTTTACAAAATCGTGTAGCTTTGATGAGAAAAGAATTGGAGCAAAAGAAAAATAACTATTATATAAAAAATTTCTTGAATATTTTGGATGACAAAAAGATGGAACTCATTGAAAAAGAGAAAATTTTGGTAAAAGAGCTTAAAAGAGTTTTAGAAAAAGCGGCTGAAAAATTAGAATATCGAAAGCAGCAAATTGGAAAAATTGATTTAAAAAAAGAAATTTTAAATCGTAGAAAAAATTTGAGTGAAAAGGAAAAAAATATAAATTTTGCAATAAAAAGTATTTTGAATGATGCAAAAAAGAATTTACAGTATAAAAAACTGAAAATTTCTAAATATTCCGTTCAAGATATTTTGAATTTGGGATATACGATTACGAGAAAAAATGGAAAAGTTGTGAAAAGGGGAATTGAGCTTAGCAAGAGCGACGTTGTAGAAGTTCAATTTAACGATATGAGAAGAAAAATGAAAGTGGATTAG
- the tnpA gene encoding IS200/IS605 family transposase, translating into MANKTNSLSHTKWMCKYHIVFTPKYRRKIVYSQYRKSVGEILRRLCEYKGVEIIEGHLMKDHVHMLVSIPPKISVSSFMGYLKGKSALMMFDKHANLKYKFGNRHFWSEGYYVSTVGLNEATIKKYIAEQEKHDIAMDKLSVKEYEDPFKGSK; encoded by the coding sequence ATGGCTAATAAAACTAATAGCCTGTCTCATACTAAATGGATGTGTAAGTATCATATAGTATTTACACCTAAGTATAGACGAAAAATTGTATATAGTCAATACAGAAAAAGTGTGGGAGAAATTTTAAGAAGATTATGTGAATATAAAGGAGTTGAAATAATAGAAGGACATCTGATGAAAGATCACGTGCATATGCTGGTAAGCATACCACCAAAAATAAGTGTATCAAGTTTTATGGGATATCTGAAAGGGAAAAGTGCATTGATGATGTTTGATAAGCATGCAAACTTAAAATATAAATTTGGAAACAGACATTTCTGGTCAGAAGGATATTATGTAAGCACAGTAGGCTTAAATGAAGCAACAATAAAAAAATATATAGCCGAACAGGAGAAACATGATATAGCGATGGACAAATTAAGTGTAAAGGAATATGAAGACCCTTTTAAGGGTAGCAAGTAG